DNA sequence from the Streptomyces sp. NBC_01264 genome:
TCGACCACAACACGGTCGTCCTGCCGATCCTCGCCAACAACATCGTCACGTACGGCGGCAAGGACTTCACCATCTCGGACAACGTCATGTCCGACACCATCAGCAACGGCGGCGGCCTGCACATCGCCAATCGCTATCCGGGGGTCAATTCCGGCAAGGGCACCGCGGTGGCCGGCACCATCACCGCCGCGCGCAACACGCTCATCCGCACCGGCAACAGCGACTTCAACTGGAACTTCGGGGTCGGCGCGATCTGGTTCTCCGGCCTGAACGAGGCCGTCCAGGGCGCCAGCATCAAGATCTCCGACACCGACATCCTGGACTCCTCCTACGCGGCGATCCACTCGATCGAAGGCCCGATCAGCGGGGTGGAGTTCTCAGACGTCAACATCGACGGGGCCGGGACCTACGCCATCCAGGCGCAGTCCAACCTCGCCGCGAAGTTCACCCGTGTCACCGCCAAGAACATCGCCCAGTCGGCGACCCCGATCCACAACTGCATCGGTGCGGGCCTCCAGATCACCGATGGCGGCGGCAACTCCGGCTGGAACACCGGGCAGACGTGCTCCGGGCTGTGGCCCGCGCCGGTGTGGACCAACGGCGGTGTTCCCAGCAACCCGACCACGCCTCCCACCACTCCCCCGACGACCCCGCCCACGACACCCCCCACCACGCCGCCGACGACCCCGCCGACGACTCCTCCCACCACCCCGCCGAACGGCAACCTCGCCCAGGGCAGGCCGGCCACCGCCTCGTCGGCCGTCCAGTCGTACGCGGCGTCGAACGCCGTCGACGGGAACGCCTCCACCTACTGGGAGAGCAACGGAAACTCCTTCCCGCAGACCCTGACGGTGGATCTCGGCGACACCAAGCGCATCGGCAAGGTCACCCTCAAGCTCCCGCCCTCCTCCGACTGGGCCACCCGGACCGAAAACCTCGCGGTGCTCGGATCCACCGACAACTCCGCCTGGTCCACGCTGCGTGCCGCCGCGGGCGTCACCTTCAACCCCGCCTCCGGCAACAGTGCGACGCTCACCCTGGACCCGGCCGACGTCCGCTACGTACGGCTGAACGTCACCGGCAACACCGGCTGGGCGGCGGGACAGATCTCGGAGTTCGAGGTCTACGCGGCGGCCGACGGCACCCCGACGACCCCGCCGACCACTCCCCCTCCGACCACTCCGCCGCCGACCACTCCGCCGGCCGGCACCAACCTCGCCCAGGGCAAGAGCGCGACCGACACGACCCACACCCAGGGTTACGTGGCCGCCAACGTCACCGACGGGAACGCCGGCAGCTACTGGGAGAGCAACAACAACGCCTTCCCCCAGTCGCTCACCGTCGACCTCGGTGCCACCCAGACCGTCGGCCGCCTGGTGCTGAAGCTCCCCGCGGCCTGGGGCACGCGCAGCCAGACCCTGTCGGTGCTCGGATCCACCGACAACGCGGCATGGTCGACGCTGAAGGCCTCCGCCGCCTACACCTTCACCGAAGGATCCAACACGGTCACCCTCACGCTTCCCTCGTCCGGCGTACGCCACCTGCGCCTGACCTTCACCGGCAACACCGGCTGGCCCGCGGGCCAGCTGTCGGAAC
Encoded proteins:
- a CDS encoding discoidin domain-containing protein, coding for MPQPPQSSPPTPEQVRSLRRRASAVFLALSLTGTAALTALTFGAAPAAHAAGVPAPSPIGIAGRGASVPFTELEAEYAATNGALVGPDRLYGNLPSEASGRQAVTLNAVGQYVEFTLTKPANAMSLRYSLPDTGDGKGRDATLDVRANGQSVKTLPVTSKYSWYYGGYPFNNNPGDTNPHHFYDESRTLLGSIYPAGTKIRVQVTSTAQSPTFTIDLADFEQVAPATGKPAGALDAVADFGADPTGATDSTARMQAAVDAGQAQGKTVYVPPGNYTLYDHVVVDGVTVQGAGPWYSVFGGRDPVNRNRAAGFYGKYVPGGGYTGPVRSHEANGPSKNVTLKDFAIIGDIRERIDDDQVNALGGAMSTSTVDNLWIQHVKVAAWMDGPMDRFTIQNSRFLDMTADGVNFHTGVTNSRVTNTFVRNAGDDGLASWPQDKPNTNISFDHNTVVLPILANNIVTYGGKDFTISDNVMSDTISNGGGLHIANRYPGVNSGKGTAVAGTITAARNTLIRTGNSDFNWNFGVGAIWFSGLNEAVQGASIKISDTDILDSSYAAIHSIEGPISGVEFSDVNIDGAGTYAIQAQSNLAAKFTRVTAKNIAQSATPIHNCIGAGLQITDGGGNSGWNTGQTCSGLWPAPVWTNGGVPSNPTTPPTTPPTTPPTTPPTTPPTTPPTTPPTTPPNGNLAQGRPATASSAVQSYAASNAVDGNASTYWESNGNSFPQTLTVDLGDTKRIGKVTLKLPPSSDWATRTENLAVLGSTDNSAWSTLRAAAGVTFNPASGNSATLTLDPADVRYVRLNVTGNTGWAAGQISEFEVYAAADGTPTTPPTTPPPTTPPPTTPPAGTNLAQGKSATDTTHTQGYVAANVTDGNAGSYWESNNNAFPQSLTVDLGATQTVGRLVLKLPAAWGTRSQTLSVLGSTDNAAWSTLKASAAYTFTEGSNTVTLTLPSSGVRHLRLTFTGNTGWPAGQLSELEAYTS